The Halovivax ruber XH-70 genome includes the window GATGACGATCGCGTCACCGTCACCACCGTCCCCGAGAATGCTGTCGAAGCACCCCGCGAACGCCCCCGTCGCCCCGACGGCCGATGCCTGGAGGAAGCGCCGTCGCGAATTCGTATCATGATCTCGACTGTTGTGCCCAGATACCATGGGGCAAGTATTGCGAGTACCGGTGCATAAAGCTACGTATGGACGAATATGAGGGCTTCATACACGTTCACACAAACCATATAGAATGTGACTTGTAAATCAAGATACCTGACTGGCAGCCGGTCCGGCCGCTCGAGGACGATACCAGAGCCGACGTACGGATCGACGGGCGTGAGGGATTGAGGAGAGTGAGAGAGTGACGGGTGTGAGGGATCGACCGGCACTCGCCGCGAGCAACGAGGGGTGCCAGCGAAGCGACGCTGTCGGTTCCGCTGGGCGTCTACAGGCGAGATGGCGGTCGAGTCAGCGAAGCGGCAACCGGGACCGGGTAGCGCGCCAGATTCAAGGGGTGACCGGCTAGAGAGGCGCCATGCGCCTGACCGTCAACCTCGACGACGAGACCAGCGAGCGACTCGAGGGGCTCTCGGCGGCCGAGGGCGTGTCCAAATCGCAGATCGTTCGTGACGCGATCGGCCACTACGATCGGCTCCAGCGGGAGTGGGAGCAGGTCGAAGAGGAACGCCTGCAGTGGTACGTCCGACTGCTCGCCAGTTCCGAGCACATCATCCTCGATGTCGACCACCTCGACACCCTGTTAGACGCCGTCGAGGACCCGGAAGCGCTCGTCCCCACGTGGCGCGACATCGGCCGACGCCACGGCATCGAGTGGGGCAGCCAGTTCGACTCGCTCGAGAAGAAGCTGCGAGTCCTCGAGTACTGCAACCTCTTCCGAATCACCGCGCTCGACGACGAACAGTTCGCGCTGACGTTCAACAACGAGACCGAAGCCACCCTCATCGCCGCGTTCATCGAGGGCGAGTGCGAGGAACTCGGCTTCGACATCGATATCCGCCAGATCGATCGAAAACTCGTCGTGACGGATCGGACGGGATAGGGCCAGACTGGAGGACTACCGTCTTCACGCCTCGGGTCGGGGCATCGACTCGACCTCGCGAATCCGATCGGTTTTCTCGACGGACTCGTACTGGCGCCGCCAGGCGTCTTCGGGGAACAGCCCGTTGCGGTCGAAGAGATCGCGTGCTGCCTCGGTGAGTTCGTAGAACTTGTACGGATAGTCCCGCAGCCGGTTGCCGGGATCGATCTCGTGTTCGCGGACGACGCCGACGTCCAGCAGGGTGTGGAGGTGCCGCCGGATGGCGTCCTCGGAAAGCGGCGGGTTCATGTAGTCGAGTTCCTCGACGGTCGGCATTCCTGACGGATGGCCCACGATGTCCGCCAGGATGTCGGCCCGCTTCTGGTCCGTCGCCTTCTGTAACGCCCGCCAGGCGTCGAACGCTCCAGGGGAAGTGTTGGGCGACGGGTGGGCACCGTCGGCCGGCGGCGACTCTGGCTTCATACGCACCCATTGGACCGCAGTCAGCATAAAACCAGTTGACTCTTACTGAGGTTGGTTACGCAAATGGTCCCACAATCAGTCTACCTGCTTGTTCCAACCGGTCCCGGCCCCCGTCGATGCGGTTGGTTTCCGGCGGACGTCACGCGGACCGAATGACTCATGGCGTAGTAATTACCACCATTGTTCGATGGACGACGGCGCGGACGTGAGCGGGTCCGACACACCGTCGAGAGCCGATATCCCGGACGGAGAGACGCTGCTAGAGGGGATATCGGCCATCCAGCTCACCCCGGCCGAACACCAGCGGGTCAAGGATCTCGTCCACGGACCCCTGCTGAACCGAATCGAGCGTCACGACCGCCGCTATCTGGTCGTCGGTGCGGGCGGCGAGGTCGGTGCCGCGACCCGCCGCTCGATCGTCTACGACGAACTCGACGGGCGGACAGATCAGCCGGCGACGGCCATCCGCCTCGAGGACTTCGACCTCACTCCGGAGGAGATCCGGCTCTGGACGCGGGTCTTCGACATCCTCTGCGGACTCGCGACACACATCGTCGCCGTGCTGGAAGACTTCGACGGCGGCTACGTCTGGGAACTCGGCCTGCTGTTCGCGCCGGCGTATCGCGAGAAGGCGTGGGTGCTGAAACGACGGTACGACGATCCCGAGCGGGAGCGTGCCCGCTTCGACAACGGCATGGCCGCCTCGCACGTCGAGGCACTCCTGACCGGGGAGCGAGCGCACGAGTGGACGACGGTGGACGAACTGCGAGCCGCCGTCGACGAGATTCCGTGACGACTGGATCCACCTAACTTGGGCCGATCGGTCAGTTCACTACTCGATCAGATCCTGATCGAGCGGGTCCTCCACGTCGCCCATGATCGCCTCGAGGAGATCGGTCACCGTGACGAGACCGACGACGTCGCCGTCCTCGATGACGAGTGCAAGCTCCTGGCCCTCGGTCTGGAACTGGTCGATGGCGTCGCTGACGTCTGTATCGGGAGACAGTGTCATCGGCGGTGCCGCGAGTTCCGCGAAATCGACGTCCCCGCTCGCGAGTTCCTCCCGATGGCGGGTGAAGATCGGGAAATAGACGATGCCCCGGAAGTCCGTCAGGTCCTCGCCGACCAGCGGGTAGCGGGTCTGGGGCCGGTCTTCCATCCGCTTCGCGTTGTCAGCGAAGTCGGCCTCCGTCGAGAGCGCGACGATCTCGTCGGGCGGCACCATCACGTCACGGACCGGCTGCTCGCCGACCGCCAGTGCGTTCATCACCTCCTCACGACGTTCGTCGGGAAGCTCCCCCTGTTCGAGGACGTCACCGAGCCGGTTTCTGAGGTCGGCACGGGATTCGATCATGTCCGCTTCGGTCTCGGTCCACGCGCCCGTCATCTCGACGCCGAAGAGTCGCAGCGTCGACTTGGCCACCCAGTCGCCGAAGACGATGAACGGCTTGATGGCGACGGCGAACCAGTACAGCGGACCCGCGTACCGGGCGACCTGTTTCGAGCGTTCGACGCCGAGGTACGTGGGCGTCTGTTCGCCGTGGGTCAGGTGGATCATATTGATCAGGAAGAACGCGAGCAGTGACCCGGCGCCGGCCGACGCCAGCGCCGTGTTTTCGAAGAGTGGTTTGAAGACGGCTGCGAGCCCCGGCTCGGCCACGATCCCCAGCGCGATCGACGTCCCGGAGATCCAGATCTGGCAGGTCGTCAGGTACAGTTCCAGATCGTCGGTCATCTTCCACGCCCGTCGCAACTTCGGATCGGCGTCGAACTCCGCCTTCGAGAACTGTCGCGTCCGCGTCAGTGCGAACTCGACCGCGACGAAGTAGGCGTTGATCAGGATGAGTCCGACACCGGCGAGAATGCGCGCGGTGATCTCGATCGATTCCATCGCTGGCCAGTAGTCACGGCCGGAGTAAAGTAGTGATGGAATTCCAGGTCACGACCCCGCACACGAGGCAGCGGAGCAGTTGCGCTCAGAATTCGAGCGGTTCCATCTCGTGGACCGCACAGCCGAACTCCTCGGCCATGTCGTCGTGTACCTCCGGTTTAGCGGTGAGGTAGATGATCTGCCAGCCGTCCGCAACCAGATCCAGGAGCGTCTCGAATCCGTTCCGGAGTCGGGTTCGATCCGCGGCGAGGAACGGATCGTCGAGCAGCAGAAAGCCCGACTGGCCGCCCAAAACCTGCCCCGCGAGCGAGAGGCGAGCGGCGAAGTACAACTGATCGCGTGTGCCCTGGCTCAACTGGTCAGGCGCGAGTGTCCCGCCGTCCGATCGATGGACCGCCAGCGACCCGGCCTCCGGGTCGTACTCGACGGCGGTGTAGCGTCCGTCCGTAAGGTGGGCGAACGTCGCCGACGCCGGGCCGTCGGGCGAGAAGAGCGTCGCGGCCTTGCGTTCCTCGGCGTCGCGAATCTCGTCGACGATTCGAATCGCCTTCCGGGAGCGTTCGGCGTTCTCGGCGATCGTCTCGGACGCGTCCCGCAACTCGGCTTCGAGGGCTCGAAGGCCGTCTATGGTTCGCGCCCGTAACGACGGCGTCGTCTCGACGAACGGAGGGAGCGAGAGGTCGCCCACTCGACGGTCGAACGCGTCGAGCCGGTCGCGGTGGTCCGCGAGCTCCGCCTCGGCGGCCTCGAGGTCGGCGTCGAGGGCGTCCAGCCGC containing:
- a CDS encoding ribbon-helix-helix protein, CopG family, giving the protein MRLTVNLDDETSERLEGLSAAEGVSKSQIVRDAIGHYDRLQREWEQVEEERLQWYVRLLASSEHIILDVDHLDTLLDAVEDPEALVPTWRDIGRRHGIEWGSQFDSLEKKLRVLEYCNLFRITALDDEQFALTFNNETEATLIAAFIEGECEELGFDIDIRQIDRKLVVTDRTG
- a CDS encoding CNNM domain-containing protein — its product is MESIEITARILAGVGLILINAYFVAVEFALTRTRQFSKAEFDADPKLRRAWKMTDDLELYLTTCQIWISGTSIALGIVAEPGLAAVFKPLFENTALASAGAGSLLAFFLINMIHLTHGEQTPTYLGVERSKQVARYAGPLYWFAVAIKPFIVFGDWVAKSTLRLFGVEMTGAWTETEADMIESRADLRNRLGDVLEQGELPDERREEVMNALAVGEQPVRDVMVPPDEIVALSTEADFADNAKRMEDRPQTRYPLVGEDLTDFRGIVYFPIFTRHREELASGDVDFAELAAPPMTLSPDTDVSDAIDQFQTEGQELALVIEDGDVVGLVTVTDLLEAIMGDVEDPLDQDLIE